The Equus przewalskii isolate Varuska chromosome 8, EquPr2, whole genome shotgun sequence genome has a window encoding:
- the LRATD2 gene encoding protein LRATD2, with protein sequence MGNQVEKLTHLSYKEVPTADPTGLDRDDGPRIGVSYIFSNDDEDMEPQPPPQGSDGGGGGLPDGGDGPPLPPPQPYDPRLHEVECSVFYREECIYQKSFAPGSAALSTYTPENLLNKCRPGDLVEFVSQAQYPHWAVYVGNFQVVHLHRLEVSNSFLTDASQGRRGRVVNDLYRYKPLSPSAVVRNALAHVGAKERELSWRNSESFAAWCRYGKREFKIGGELRIGKQPYRLQIQLSAQRTHTLEFQSLEDLIMEKRRNDQIGRAAVLQELAMHLHPAEPDEGDCDAARTTPPPGRLPASGRREEDREAVVH encoded by the coding sequence ATGGGCAACCAGGTGGAGAAACTGACCCACCTAAGTTATAAGGAAGTTCCCACGGCCGACCCGACCGGCCTGGACCGGGACGACGGGCCTCGCATCGGGGTCTCCTACATCTTCTCCAATGACGACGAGGACATGGAGCCGCAGCCGCCGCCCCAGGGGTCGGATGGAGGCGGCGGTGGCTTGCCTGACGGCGGGGACGGCCCGCCGCTGCCCCCGCCGCAGCCCTACGACCCACGACTGCACGAGGTGGAGTGCTCGGTGTTCTACCGCGAGGAGTGCATCTACCAGAAAAGCTTCGCTCCGGGCTCCGCGGCGCTGAGCACCTACACGCCCGAGAACCTGCTCAACAAGTGCAGGCCTGGCGACCTGGTGGAGTTCGTGTCGCAGGCGCAGTACCCGCACTGGGCAGTATACGTGGGCAACTTCCAAGTGGTGCACTTGCACCGGCTGGAGGTGAGCAACAGCTTCCTGACGGATGCGAGCCAGGGCCGGCGCGGCCGCGTGGTGAACGATCTGTACCGCTACAAGCCGCTGAGCCCTAGCGCCGTGGTGCGCAACGCGCTGGCGCACGTGGGCGCCAAGGAGCGCGAGCTGAGCTGGCGCAACTCGGAGAGCTTCGCCGCCTGGTGCCGCTATGGCAAGCGCGAGTTCAAGATCGGCGGCGAGCTGCGCATCGGCAAGCAGCCCTACCGCCTGCAGATCCAGCTCTCTGCGCAGCGCACCCATACGCTGGAGTTCCAGAGCCTGGAGGACCTGATCATGGAGAAGCGGCGCAACGACCAGATCGGGCGCGCAGCGGTGTTGCAGGAGCTCGCCATGCACCTACACCCGGCCGAGCCAGATGAGGGCGACTGCGACGCCGCGCGGACTACGCCGCCTCCTGGGCGCCTCCCTGCGTCCGGCCGGCGGGAAGAGGACCGAGAGGCGGTGGTGCACTGA